Proteins encoded by one window of Armatimonadota bacterium:
- a CDS encoding aldehyde dehydrogenase family protein — protein MFIGGKESAFPGLERFPVINPATGEVVDTVPLATEREVDEAVCAAHEAFPGWWDTPAASRGEILYAAVERVKA, from the coding sequence ATGTTCATTGGCGGTAAAGAGTCGGCTTTTCCTGGCTTGGAGCGCTTTCCCGTGATCAACCCGGCTACTGGGGAGGTGGTGGATACCGTCCCATTGGCCACGGAGCGGGAGGTGGACGAGGCGGTATGCGCGGCCCACGAGGCTTTCCCCGGTTGGTGGGACACGCCTGCGGCCAGCCGGGGCGAGATCCTCTATGCGGCCGTGGAGAGGGTGAAGGCCCA